One genomic window of Mauremys mutica isolate MM-2020 ecotype Southern chromosome 5, ASM2049712v1, whole genome shotgun sequence includes the following:
- the NPY5R gene encoding neuropeptide Y receptor type 5, producing MDLELKDYNTTLTKENSSATIKSSDFSAWEDYKSSVDDLRYFLIGLYTLISLAGFMGNLLILMALIKRKLNTIINILIGNLAFSDILVVLFCSPFTLTSVLLDQWMFGAIMCHVMAFLQCVSVLVSTLMLISIAVVRYHMIKNPLSSNLTAKHGYFLIATIWALSCTICSPLPVFHKIVDLHETVNLETLNSRHLCIESWPSDSYRIAFTISLLLMQYILPLVCLTVSHTSVCRSVNSRLSNKENKFEENEMINLTLHPPKSCRSQVQLSSSSRWSCTFVGQHRKKYSKKSASVMPAILRSHQDNNSGELPETSGTERSQLSSSSKFIPGVPICFEMKPEENSEMKDMITVSRSITRIKTRSRRVFCRLTVLILVFAVSWMPLHLFHVVTDFNANLISNRHFKLVYCICHLLGMMSCCLNPILYGFLNHGIKADLMSLIPCYQIS from the coding sequence ATGGATTTAGAACTGAAAGACTATAACACAACGCTTACTAAGGAGAACAGCTCTGCTACTATCAAGAGTTCTGATTTTTCTGCCTGGGAAGACTATAAGAGCAGCGTAGATGACTTACGGTACTTTCTGATTGGCTTGTACACACTCATAAGTCTTGCTGGCTTCATGGGAAATCTACTTATACTGATGGCTCTAATAAAACGCAAGCTGAACACAATAATAAACATTCTCATTGGAAACCTAGCCTTTTCTGACATTTTAGTTGTGCTGTTTTGTTCGCCTTTTACATTAACATCTGTCCTGCTCGATCAGTGGATGTTTGGAGCAATCATGTGCCATGTTATGGCTTTCCTCCAATGTGTGTCAGTTCTGGTTTCAACTTTAATGTTAATCTCTATTGCTGTTGTCAGATACCACATGATAAAAAATCCCCTTTCTAGTAATTTAACAGCAAAACATGGCTATTTCTTAATAGCAACTATCTGGGCTCTTAGTTGTACAATTTGCTCCCCTCTGCCAGTTTTCCACAAAATTGTAGATCTCCATGAAACCGTTAATTTAGAGACACTGAACAGCAGGCATTTGTGTATTGAATCATGGCCATCTGATTCATATAGAATTGCCTTTACTATTTCTTTATTACTCATGCAGTATATATTGCCCTTGGTTTGTTTAACCGTAAGTCATACCAGCGTCTGCAGGAGTGTAAATTCCAGATTGTCAAACAAGGAAAACAAATTTGAAGAAAATGAGATGATAAACCTAACACTTCATCCACCCAAGAGTTGCAGATCTCAGGTGCAACTCTCCAGCAGTTCTAGATGGAGCTGTACGTTTGTCGGACAACACAGAAAAAAGTATAGCAAAAAGAGTGCCAGTGTGATGCCAGCTATTTTACGGAGTCATCAGGATAATAATTCTGGAGAACTCCCAGAAACCTCTGGTACAGAAAGAAGCCAGCTCTCTTCATCCAGTAAGTTCATACCAGGGGTACCAATCTGCTTTGAGATGAAACCAGAAGAAAATTCAGAGATGAAAGACATGATTACAGTATCCCGATCCATCACTCGAATTAAGACAAGATCACGGAGGGTTTTCTGCAGACTGACAGTACTGATCTTAGTTTTTGCTGTCAGTTGGATGCCTCTTCACCTTTTCCATGTTGTCACTGATTTTAATGCCAATCTTATTTCTAATAGGCATTTTAAATTAGTATACTGCATATGTCACTTACTGGGTATGATGTCCTGCTGCCTGAATCCCATCTTATATGGGTTCCTTAACCATGGCATAAAAGCTGATTTGATGTCTCTTATTCCATGCTACCAAATATCATGA